A window of Papilio machaon chromosome 1, ilPapMach1.1, whole genome shotgun sequence contains these coding sequences:
- the LOC106714217 gene encoding eukaryotic translation initiation factor 3 subunit H, producing the protein MANRGGTSRRVPENEAAITYVQCDGLAVMKIVKHCHEESCSNMEVAQGALLGLVVENRLEITNCFPFPKHDDTMDEEEYQLDMMRRLRRVNVDHFHVGWYQSADVGNFLSQSLLESQYHYQTSIEESVVVIYDTKKSARGFLTLKAYRLTPQAIAMYKDGDYTPDALRNLKIGYESLFIEVPIVIRNSPLTNIMMSELSEMIPEEEGSKFLDLGTASVLEGQLRSLMERVDELNQEAIKFNRYQQLVVRQQQDKHRWLLKRAQENSARAAKDEPPLPEEDVNKLFKPHPVPPRLNPMIVAGQINTYSQHISQFCSQSLAKLYLTQALQNAKEAKQNN; encoded by the exons ATGGCGAATCGTGGCGGTACATCTAGACGCGTTCCTGAAAATGAAGCTGCTATTACATATGTGCAGTGTGATGGATTG GCGGTGATGAAAATAGTGAAACATTGCCACGAGGAGTCATGTAGCAACATGGAGGTGGCCCAAGGGGCCTTATTGGGGCTAGTTGTGGAGAATAGACTGGAGATCACGAACTGCTTCCCGTTCCCCAAGCATGATGATACAATGGATGAGGAAGAATACCAGCTGGATATGATGCGCAGACTCCGCAGGGTCAATGTTGATCACTTTCATGTTGGCTG gtACCAAAGTGCCGATGTTGGCAATTTTCTGAGCCAGTCTCTATTAGAGTCACAATATCATTATCAGACTTCGATTGAAGAGAGTGTTGTAGTCATATATGACACAAAGAAATCAGCGAGGGGATTCTTAACACTGAAGGCATATAGATTAACTCCTCAG gCAATAGCTATGTACAAAGATGGTGACTATACTCCAGATGCTCTACGCAACTTGAAGATTGGCTATGAAAGCTTGTTCATTGAAGTGCCAATTGTTATTCGTAACTCACCGCTGACAAATATAATGATGTCGGAACTGTCAGAGATGATTCCAGAGGAGGAAGGCTCAAAGTTCTTGGACCTAGGCACTGCATCAGTGCTTGAAG GACAACTTCGCAGTTTAATGGAACGCGTCGATGAATTAAACCAAGAGGCAATTAAGTTCAATCGTTATCAGCAATTGGTTGTGCGACAACAGCAAGATAAGCACAGGTGGCTGCTCAAGAGGGCTCAAGAGAACTCTGCTCGTGCTGCTAAAGACGAACCACCGCTACCTGAAGAAGATGTTAACAAACTCTTCAAGCCTCATCCGGTACCGCCAAGGCTGAACCCAATGATTGTCGCAGGACAGATCAACACTTACAGTCAACATATAAGCCAGTTCTGTTCGCAAAGCTTGGCCAAGTTGTATCTGACTCAAGCGCTGCAAAATGCTAAAGAAGCTAAGCAGAACAATTAG